Proteins encoded together in one Candidatus Polarisedimenticolaceae bacterium window:
- a CDS encoding sialidase family protein yields the protein MRSLLWACTALAVSCTVTTAGERAKPDLRTFPEELEKFLLRQLQLEGLDGASAVRALPAARTEGTIAGAGLAEVPSAEIALDLTLATQGAFDRQAVVLGRPGTPVCVVEIEDHRLRSLRSFDGGATFAPAVDVSGGAGAGAVVELAAALASDGKVYAAWSFADPAGDRGLRFARSSDGCQSWSSPTELVAGGSAALGVTLPAVATGASGRVAVAFVGRNGFAAYVAASADSGATWSGPVRVDAGSGASSYAVTGIDVAIDAASHRILAAFAQNRGTTSSIWQTRSTDGGATFAAEQNLDAITANKAGSDLPNVEVVANGVVLIAYWDDIGNNSVFVARSEDGGGTYSAAWDDPAGSSARKPPLVLAYDPAASTIQLAFAYNNSLWHTRSTDDGATFDVLAVLSSTADADPRGSRPAPPPAIARTESGTWVLAWSDTRSDAYADTRSDVYVRRSTDGGATWQADLRADTDAAGAAGSQLSGVAATGGDAFFAGWIDRRNGSGRDEDLYANRWAGAFGSDYRIDTDAATASAAVLGDPVVATDGANGVYVAFTAKGNGHEYDVWVARSNDGGYTFPGAVRVGSNPAGQRVQAVPYLAATSDGRVYLVYYGDNPATGERELRFNRSLDFGVTWSPLDTILDSWPQTPGYVVPSFDYPNVQLVSPGAGAVYVAWSDNVNVFLARSFDGGATFSTADVDQDARGYNRHPALCAQGNQIVLAIMAPKVAFDYFSVWGTVSTNQGASWSSLAQLRSESTAERGVLPVVACDGSNKAAVVWMDRRDGASYVLRSNRWTGSAWGGDVAVSGPAGVQHFYPRIAYAGATKPIVVYQDLNGSVYASRSSDSGASFPAYVRLDATAPDPAQVSDTPRIASDGNDAWTFWIERSAGERSVVARVTRDGGVNFDAVRRIDRETPQGAFYNGYYVINAAPAAVADAGFLAWAGVRGDGRRDVLVNVVDLDDADRDGAATATDCDDSDPASRAVPSEVAALALSKVGSTTRLNWTSQDGSAGAGTSYEVKSGSIAQLRGTGGFADAVCVGAAVADPPFDDPRDPPAVGAGYYYLLRARNGCGTGTFGDSGRSPDPRDGLDAGAACP from the coding sequence ATGAGATCCCTGTTGTGGGCGTGCACCGCCCTTGCGGTGTCCTGCACGGTGACGACGGCGGGCGAACGGGCGAAGCCCGACCTGCGCACCTTCCCCGAGGAACTCGAGAAGTTCCTGCTGCGGCAGCTGCAGCTCGAAGGACTCGACGGCGCATCGGCGGTCCGGGCCCTGCCGGCCGCGAGAACCGAAGGCACGATCGCCGGCGCCGGCCTCGCCGAGGTCCCGAGCGCCGAGATCGCCCTCGACCTCACGCTGGCGACGCAGGGGGCCTTCGACCGGCAGGCCGTCGTCCTCGGCCGTCCCGGGACCCCGGTCTGTGTCGTGGAGATCGAGGACCACCGGCTCCGCTCGCTGCGCTCGTTCGACGGCGGCGCGACGTTCGCGCCCGCCGTCGACGTCTCCGGCGGCGCGGGGGCCGGCGCCGTGGTCGAGCTCGCCGCCGCCCTCGCGTCGGACGGAAAGGTCTACGCGGCGTGGAGCTTCGCGGACCCGGCGGGCGATCGCGGGCTGCGCTTCGCGCGCTCGAGCGACGGCTGCCAGTCGTGGAGCTCCCCGACCGAGCTCGTGGCGGGCGGCTCCGCGGCGCTGGGAGTGACGCTGCCCGCCGTGGCGACCGGCGCGTCGGGGCGCGTCGCCGTCGCGTTCGTCGGGAGGAACGGCTTCGCGGCGTACGTCGCCGCGTCCGCGGACTCCGGGGCGACGTGGAGCGGTCCCGTCCGTGTCGACGCCGGCTCGGGAGCGTCCTCGTACGCCGTCACCGGAATCGACGTCGCGATCGACGCGGCGTCCCACCGGATCCTCGCCGCCTTCGCCCAGAACCGTGGGACCACGTCGTCGATCTGGCAGACGCGGTCGACGGACGGCGGCGCGACCTTCGCGGCCGAGCAGAACCTCGACGCGATCACCGCGAACAAGGCGGGCTCGGACCTGCCGAACGTGGAGGTCGTCGCGAACGGGGTCGTGTTGATCGCGTACTGGGACGACATCGGCAACAACAGCGTCTTCGTCGCGCGCAGTGAGGACGGCGGCGGGACCTATTCGGCCGCCTGGGACGACCCCGCGGGTTCCTCCGCGCGCAAACCCCCCCTCGTCCTGGCGTACGATCCCGCCGCCTCCACCATCCAGCTGGCGTTCGCCTACAACAATTCCCTCTGGCACACCCGCTCCACCGACGACGGGGCGACCTTCGACGTCCTGGCGGTCCTGAGCTCCACGGCCGACGCCGATCCTCGCGGCTCTCGCCCGGCCCCGCCGCCGGCGATCGCGCGCACGGAGAGCGGGACGTGGGTCCTCGCCTGGTCCGACACCCGTTCCGACGCCTACGCCGACACCCGCAGCGACGTCTACGTGCGTCGATCGACGGACGGCGGCGCGACGTGGCAGGCGGATCTTCGCGCGGACACCGACGCGGCCGGCGCCGCCGGCTCGCAGCTGTCCGGCGTGGCGGCGACCGGCGGCGACGCCTTCTTCGCCGGCTGGATCGATCGCAGGAACGGGTCGGGGCGCGACGAGGACCTCTACGCCAACCGCTGGGCCGGAGCGTTCGGGAGCGACTACCGGATCGACACGGACGCCGCCACCGCCTCCGCGGCGGTGCTGGGGGACCCTGTGGTCGCGACCGACGGCGCCAACGGGGTCTACGTCGCCTTCACCGCGAAGGGGAACGGCCACGAATACGACGTCTGGGTCGCGCGCAGCAACGACGGGGGGTACACCTTCCCGGGCGCGGTGCGCGTCGGCTCCAACCCGGCGGGGCAGCGCGTGCAGGCGGTGCCGTATCTCGCCGCGACCTCGGATGGGCGCGTCTACCTCGTCTACTACGGCGACAACCCCGCGACCGGGGAGCGCGAGCTGCGATTCAACCGCTCCCTCGACTTCGGGGTGACGTGGTCGCCGCTCGACACGATCCTCGACTCCTGGCCCCAGACCCCGGGATACGTCGTGCCGAGCTTCGACTACCCCAACGTGCAGCTCGTCTCGCCGGGCGCCGGCGCCGTCTACGTCGCCTGGTCGGACAACGTGAACGTCTTTCTGGCCCGCTCGTTCGACGGCGGCGCGACGTTCAGCACCGCCGACGTCGACCAGGACGCGCGGGGGTACAACCGCCACCCGGCGCTGTGCGCGCAGGGGAACCAGATCGTCCTCGCGATCATGGCCCCCAAGGTCGCCTTCGACTACTTCAGCGTCTGGGGGACGGTCAGTACGAACCAGGGAGCCTCGTGGAGCTCCCTCGCGCAGCTGCGCTCGGAGTCGACCGCGGAGCGCGGGGTCCTCCCCGTCGTCGCCTGCGACGGGTCGAACAAGGCCGCCGTCGTCTGGATGGACCGGCGCGACGGCGCGTCGTACGTGTTGCGCTCGAACCGGTGGACCGGGTCGGCGTGGGGAGGCGACGTCGCGGTGAGCGGCCCCGCGGGGGTGCAGCACTTCTACCCGCGTATCGCCTACGCGGGAGCGACGAAGCCGATCGTGGTCTACCAGGACCTCAACGGCTCGGTCTACGCGTCCCGCTCCTCGGATTCCGGGGCGAGCTTCCCGGCCTACGTCCGACTCGACGCGACGGCTCCGGATCCCGCGCAGGTCTCGGACACGCCCCGGATCGCCTCCGACGGCAACGACGCCTGGACCTTCTGGATCGAGCGGAGCGCCGGAGAACGCTCGGTCGTCGCGCGCGTGACCCGAGACGGCGGCGTGAACTTCGACGCGGTGCGGCGGATCGACCGGGAGACGCCGCAGGGGGCCTTCTACAACGGGTACTACGTCATCAACGCCGCGCCGGCGGCGGTCGCCGACGCGGGATTCCTGGCGTGGGCGGGGGTCCGCGGGGACGGTCGGCGGGACGTCCTGGTGAACGTCGTCGACCTCGACGACGCCGATCGGGACGGGGCCGCGACCGCCACGGACTGCGACGACTCCGACCCCGCGTCTCGCGCGGTGCCGTCGGAGGTGGCGGCGCTGGCCCTTTCCAAGGTCGGCTCCACGACGCGTCTGAACTGGACGTCGCAGGACGGGTCCGCGGGAGCGGGGACCTCCTACGAGGTCAAGTCCGGGTCGATCGCGCAACTGCGAGGCACCGGCGGCTTTGCGGACGCGGTCTGCGTGGGCGCGGCCGTCGCCGATCCGCCCTTTGACGACCCGCGCGACCCGCCGGCCGTGGGCGCCGGTTACTACTACCTCCTGCGGGCTCGGAACGGCTGCGGGACGGGGACGTTCGGCGACTCGGGAAGGAGCCCCGATCCGCGCGACGGCCTCGACGCGGGGGCGGCGTGCCCGTGA
- a CDS encoding APC family permease, protein MLTVGGEAPTPVLDRASEAAPRRSWRTWLFGRPLPNAAAEHESVNKTVGLAVFSSDALSSTAYATQEILIILAAAGSAALAFSFPIAIAIAGLMAIVTVSYRQTIYAYPDGGGAYTVSRDNLGEFPAQIASAALLTDYILTVAVSMSSGVAQLASAFPPLQEHKVLVAVIFVAAVTVINLRGVRESGAIFAIPTYAFVFAMTTTVGLGLWRAFSGTLASVENPPPLQFHGEHTAITAFLILHAFSSGTAALTGIEAISNGITAFRKPRSHNAAITLLWMSTILGTLFLGITYLARSIGAVPSETETVISQLARTVLGGSGLPYLFAIATTTLILIMAANTAFNGFPRLSALQAADGYLPKQLTYRGSRLVFSRGIIVLALTASLLIWAFDASVTALIPLYAIGVFLSFTLSQVGMTRRLWKSGRLAPGETRAERGSTLEHDPGWRLKLAINAFGATCTATVTIVFAVTKFRDGAWIVIVLIPLLIGVFYAIHRHYRDLAGRLALDPFGSPPRVARHRVIVPVSSVHRGTVAALRYARALSDDITAVHVTSDAESLERFRGDWSRWGDGVRLVVLDSPYRLLIEPLLDYVRTVTACMRPNEVLTIVVPQFVPRRRWHNLLHAQTAAFLRLALMFRRGIVITSVPYHVREDRERDRGSA, encoded by the coding sequence ATGCTGACCGTAGGAGGGGAGGCGCCCACCCCGGTACTGGATCGGGCGTCCGAGGCGGCGCCCCGACGGAGTTGGCGCACGTGGCTGTTCGGCCGACCGCTTCCCAACGCGGCGGCCGAACACGAGTCCGTCAACAAGACGGTCGGCCTCGCGGTCTTCTCCTCCGACGCCCTCTCGTCCACCGCCTACGCGACCCAGGAGATCCTCATCATCCTGGCCGCCGCGGGGTCCGCCGCCCTCGCGTTCTCCTTCCCCATCGCGATCGCCATCGCCGGGCTGATGGCGATCGTCACCGTGTCGTATCGGCAGACGATCTACGCCTATCCGGACGGAGGCGGGGCCTACACCGTCTCCCGCGACAACCTCGGGGAGTTCCCGGCGCAGATCGCGAGCGCGGCGCTCCTCACCGACTACATCCTCACGGTCGCCGTGTCGATGTCGTCGGGGGTCGCGCAACTCGCGTCGGCGTTCCCGCCGCTGCAGGAACACAAGGTGCTCGTCGCCGTGATCTTCGTCGCCGCCGTGACGGTGATCAACCTGCGCGGCGTGCGCGAGTCGGGGGCGATCTTCGCGATCCCCACCTACGCGTTCGTCTTCGCGATGACGACGACCGTCGGGCTCGGGCTCTGGCGCGCGTTCTCGGGAACGCTCGCTTCCGTCGAGAATCCGCCGCCGCTTCAGTTCCACGGGGAGCACACGGCGATCACGGCGTTCCTGATCCTGCACGCGTTCTCGAGCGGGACCGCCGCCCTCACGGGGATCGAGGCCATCTCGAACGGCATCACCGCGTTCCGGAAGCCTCGCAGCCACAACGCGGCGATCACGCTCCTGTGGATGTCGACGATCCTGGGGACGTTGTTCCTCGGCATCACCTACCTCGCGCGCTCGATCGGCGCCGTCCCCTCCGAGACCGAGACCGTGATCTCCCAACTCGCGCGGACCGTGCTCGGCGGGTCGGGGCTTCCCTACCTGTTCGCGATCGCGACGACGACGCTGATCCTGATCATGGCGGCGAACACCGCGTTCAACGGCTTCCCGAGACTCTCCGCGCTGCAGGCGGCCGACGGGTACCTCCCCAAGCAGCTCACCTACCGCGGGAGCCGGCTCGTCTTCTCGCGGGGGATCATCGTCCTCGCCTTGACCGCGTCGCTACTGATCTGGGCGTTCGACGCGAGCGTCACCGCCCTCATCCCGCTCTACGCCATCGGGGTCTTCCTCTCCTTCACGCTTTCGCAGGTCGGGATGACGCGCAGGCTCTGGAAGTCCGGCCGCCTCGCCCCCGGCGAGACGCGCGCGGAGCGGGGCTCGACCCTGGAGCACGATCCCGGCTGGCGCCTCAAGCTGGCGATCAACGCCTTCGGCGCGACCTGCACCGCGACCGTGACGATCGTCTTCGCGGTGACGAAGTTCCGGGACGGCGCATGGATCGTGATCGTCCTGATCCCGCTCCTCATCGGGGTCTTCTACGCGATTCACCGGCATTACCGCGACCTCGCGGGACGCCTCGCGCTCGACCCGTTCGGCTCGCCCCCGCGCGTCGCGCGACACCGCGTCATCGTCCCGGTGAGCTCGGTCCACCGCGGCACGGTCGCCGCGCTGCGGTACGCCCGGGCCCTCTCGGACGACATCACCGCGGTGCACGTGACCTCCGACGCCGAATCGCTCGAGCGTTTCCGCGGCGACTGGTCGCGGTGGGGGGACGGCGTGCGCCTGGTCGTCCTCGACTCGCCTTACCGCCTGCTGATCGAGCCGCTGCTCGACTACGTCCGCACGGTCACCGCGTGCATGCGGCCCAACGAGGTCCTCACGATCGTCGTGCCGCAGTTCGTGCCGCGACGCCGGTGGCACAACCTGCTGCACGCGCAGACCGCCGCGTTCCTGCGCCTGGCCCTGATGTTCCGGCGCGGGATCGTCATCACGAGCGTTCCCTACCACGTCCGCGAGGATCGGGAGCGCGACCGAGGTTCGGCATGA
- a CDS encoding TrkA family potassium uptake protein: MLVVIAGGGRTGATLAAVLLHQGHDVRVVEHRADVLAHLHRELPTEKIVQGSAFNPEVLVNADIAKADGIAACLPDDADNLAVCFLARTRFAVPRTIACINNPRCAWLFSATFQVDVALNQAQILASLIQEEVSLGDMMTLLKIRRGKYSLVEEKIPKGAPADGMAIKDLPLPPGAVIAAVLRRGEMVIPRGAVVLEADDEILAICDAEAARQLAVLFGAKPARPSA, translated from the coding sequence ATGCTGGTCGTGATCGCCGGAGGGGGCCGGACCGGCGCGACCCTCGCCGCGGTGCTCCTCCACCAGGGACACGACGTCCGCGTGGTCGAGCATCGTGCCGACGTCCTGGCGCACCTTCACCGCGAGCTCCCCACCGAGAAGATCGTCCAGGGGAGCGCCTTCAACCCCGAGGTCCTCGTCAACGCCGACATCGCGAAGGCCGACGGGATCGCGGCGTGCCTTCCGGACGACGCGGACAACCTCGCGGTGTGTTTCCTCGCCCGCACGCGCTTCGCGGTGCCGCGCACGATCGCGTGCATCAACAACCCGCGCTGCGCGTGGCTGTTCTCGGCGACCTTCCAGGTGGACGTCGCGCTCAATCAGGCCCAGATCCTCGCGAGCCTGATCCAGGAGGAGGTGTCGCTGGGCGACATGATGACCCTCCTGAAGATCCGTCGCGGGAAGTACTCCCTCGTGGAGGAGAAGATTCCGAAGGGCGCCCCCGCCGACGGCATGGCGATCAAGGACCTCCCCCTCCCGCCCGGCGCCGTCATCGCGGCGGTGCTGCGTCGGGGGGAGATGGTGATCCCGCGCGGCGCGGTCGTGCTCGAGGCCGACGACGAGATCCTCGCGATCTGCGACGCCGAGGCCGCGCGCCAGCTCGCCGTGCTCTTCGGGGCCAAGCCGGCCCGACCGTCGGCGTGA
- a CDS encoding NAD-binding protein has translation MKIVVVGCGRAGAELAVRMSRSGHEVTVIDGSGMAFANLPPEFRGRTIQGDALAEGTLASAGAGQADGLAAVTASDAVNAVVAHAARAIFGVKRVVVRSYAPSRESIHEAFGHHAISSTMWGAQRLEERLEDEVGESEASLGSGEVRVWRVAIPDGAPARTLPLRGDGYAIVALTRKGSTSIPADAVDAVAGDVLHVACAPDRLGAARRSLAGEGGR, from the coding sequence ATGAAGATCGTCGTCGTCGGCTGCGGCCGCGCGGGGGCGGAGCTCGCGGTGCGCATGTCGCGCAGCGGGCACGAGGTCACGGTGATCGACGGGTCGGGGATGGCGTTCGCCAACCTCCCTCCGGAGTTCCGCGGCCGCACGATCCAGGGGGACGCCCTCGCGGAGGGGACGCTCGCGTCGGCGGGGGCGGGACAGGCGGACGGCCTGGCGGCCGTCACCGCCTCCGACGCGGTCAACGCCGTCGTCGCCCACGCCGCCCGCGCGATCTTCGGGGTGAAACGCGTCGTCGTCCGCAGCTACGCGCCCAGCCGCGAGTCGATCCACGAGGCTTTCGGCCACCACGCCATCAGCTCGACGATGTGGGGCGCGCAGCGCCTCGAGGAACGCCTCGAGGACGAGGTGGGCGAGAGCGAGGCCTCGCTCGGCTCGGGGGAGGTCCGCGTCTGGCGCGTGGCGATCCCCGACGGGGCTCCGGCGAGGACGCTCCCGCTGCGCGGCGACGGATACGCGATCGTCGCCCTCACGCGCAAGGGCTCGACGTCGATCCCCGCCGACGCGGTCGACGCGGTCGCCGGCGACGTCCTCCACGTCGCGTGCGCCCCCGACCGCCTGGGTGCGGCGCGCCGCTCCCTAGCCGGCGAAGGGGGGCGTTGA
- the modC gene encoding molybdenum ABC transporter ATP-binding protein — translation MIEVSLEVPLAAFELRVELSTPAKAIGVFGPSGAGKTSLVEAIAGLRRETRGRIAVEGNVWQDDAKRIFVPPETRGSGYVPQDVALFPHLDVKGNLLASTRATPDGLFDTVVGTLELAPLLARDVKDLSGGERRRVALGRALCSRPKLLLLDEPLAGLDASLHGRVVAFLRRVLETFPVPMLLVSHDPATVQALCETLIVIERGRVRAHGTPREVLASPSVFPLALAEGFRNLVPCRPVSRSGGQAVVRLGETGEGPEIHVLGEDLPEEPRLLGLRATDILLAIEAPRGLSARNVLPAVVVAIDAVGGARLCRCAVPGTSVEIAAELTPEACDELGLAPGKAVHLVAKSAACTVW, via the coding sequence GTGATCGAAGTCTCGCTGGAGGTCCCGCTCGCGGCGTTCGAGCTCCGGGTCGAGTTGTCCACTCCCGCGAAGGCGATCGGGGTCTTCGGTCCTTCGGGCGCGGGGAAGACCTCGCTCGTCGAGGCGATCGCGGGGCTCAGGCGCGAAACGAGGGGCCGGATCGCCGTCGAGGGGAACGTCTGGCAGGACGACGCGAAGAGGATCTTCGTTCCGCCGGAGACGCGAGGCTCCGGGTACGTCCCACAGGACGTGGCGCTGTTCCCGCACCTCGACGTGAAGGGGAACCTCCTCGCCTCGACGCGCGCGACGCCGGACGGCCTTTTCGACACCGTCGTCGGAACGCTCGAGCTCGCCCCGCTCCTGGCGCGCGACGTGAAAGACCTGTCGGGGGGCGAGCGGCGTCGCGTGGCCCTCGGCCGCGCGTTGTGCTCGCGGCCGAAGCTGCTCCTGCTCGACGAGCCCCTCGCGGGTCTCGACGCCTCGCTTCACGGCCGCGTGGTCGCGTTCCTGCGCCGGGTCCTCGAGACGTTCCCCGTCCCGATGCTCCTCGTTTCCCACGACCCCGCGACCGTGCAGGCGTTGTGCGAGACGCTGATCGTGATCGAGCGGGGACGCGTGCGGGCGCACGGCACGCCGCGGGAGGTGCTGGCGTCGCCGTCGGTCTTCCCGCTCGCGCTCGCGGAGGGGTTCCGCAACCTCGTCCCGTGCCGCCCCGTCTCACGATCGGGCGGTCAGGCGGTCGTCCGACTGGGAGAGACGGGGGAGGGCCCGGAGATCCACGTCCTCGGCGAAGACCTTCCCGAGGAGCCGCGCCTGCTGGGGCTCCGCGCGACCGACATCCTCCTCGCGATCGAGGCGCCGCGCGGGCTCTCGGCCCGGAACGTCCTGCCCGCGGTTGTGGTCGCGATCGACGCCGTGGGAGGCGCTCGCCTCTGCCGCTGCGCCGTGCCGGGGACCTCGGTCGAGATCGCCGCGGAGCTGACCCCCGAGGCATGCGACGAGCTGGGGCTCGCCCCCGGGAAAGCGGTGCACCTCGTCGCGAAATCGGCGGCATGTACGGTGTGGTGA
- a CDS encoding thrombospondin type 3 repeat-containing protein, translating to MCCVLFVSGCVSSLRPPSTRPPAAAVKEEKKKGPPPRRDDLGPGVKQRSPQPDALPGADARVNQDSSGQNQNETSVAVSPADPNRVVGAWNDYFIRTPGQNTVIGYGWTTDGGQTWQSDRINFSTIPSTTSTGDPVIVADSIGTFYMGILAYSGSGAGILVARSTDGGVTFAEPVRLDNGGDKEYLAVDYRNDHAYTVWENTGSLGNQGIYVSKTTDRGLSWSTRRQISTNNGGTNNGATPSIGPNGEVYVVWSNFGNTVWFQRSLDGGTTWLPADKVIRNDVNPPPSPLNGGFRNPPIASSACDATTGPWSGRIYAVWGDDRFGDPDVLLSWSSDQGNTWSAPIRVNDDVVGNGADQFFPWVHVDENGTVFVTFLDRREDPANFLISTWLATSTDGGQTFGPNIRMSDGNYGPTGFGFLGDYIGSSTGGGKIFPLWPDGRNGNPDVFSVAVDTVDFDKDGILNDGSNDGQYANLRCSAGQTVLCDDNCPGSPNPTQVDGDGDLVGDACDNCPLVSNTNQFDSDQDAFGDVCDACPGVIGGDASDPDLDGKGNCVDNCPNVPNGDQLNTDGDALGDLCDPCPLTAANDLDGDTVCGNVDNCAAVFNPAQADSDLDGRGDLCDVCPSTADAAQTDSDGDGRGDACDCQPSDPGDRRPAEVAILNATRGGAGETQLSWTTAAAADRYQVTRGILRSFTGGDYGPCLAQGIAGTATEDASVPAAGEGFFYLVAGQNFDCGTGPLGTTSEESERSNSNPGSCSGVAVIDRFPTSETAVAGTVTGTFNDLATSNNVREAIQETVSQGGNPGSRFTFLEHRWTISVAAGSAVELHVEGSRTAAGDGDNFRFEWSTDGTNWTDSGLPSLPTSESSDAQVALPASVAGVTVEIRVVDTVRSAGSLNLDTVSVDQMWIRTVP from the coding sequence GTGTGCTGCGTTCTCTTCGTTTCCGGCTGCGTCTCGAGCCTTCGGCCTCCCTCGACGCGGCCCCCCGCCGCGGCGGTGAAGGAGGAGAAGAAGAAAGGGCCTCCGCCCCGCCGGGACGACCTCGGCCCGGGGGTCAAGCAGCGCAGCCCGCAACCCGACGCCCTTCCGGGGGCCGACGCGCGGGTGAACCAGGACTCCTCCGGCCAGAACCAGAACGAGACCTCGGTCGCGGTGAGCCCGGCGGACCCGAACCGCGTGGTCGGCGCGTGGAACGACTACTTCATCCGGACGCCGGGGCAGAACACCGTCATCGGCTACGGATGGACCACCGACGGCGGCCAGACCTGGCAGTCCGACCGGATCAATTTCTCCACGATCCCCTCGACGACTTCCACCGGCGACCCCGTGATCGTGGCGGACTCGATCGGCACCTTCTACATGGGCATCCTCGCTTACAGCGGGTCGGGAGCCGGGATCCTGGTCGCCCGCTCGACCGACGGCGGCGTGACCTTCGCCGAGCCGGTGCGCCTGGACAACGGCGGCGACAAGGAATACCTCGCCGTCGACTACCGGAACGACCACGCCTACACGGTCTGGGAGAACACGGGCTCCCTCGGAAACCAGGGGATCTACGTCTCCAAGACCACCGACCGCGGCCTGAGCTGGTCGACGCGGCGGCAGATCTCGACGAACAACGGCGGCACGAACAACGGCGCGACGCCGTCGATCGGGCCCAACGGGGAGGTCTACGTCGTCTGGTCGAACTTCGGGAACACGGTCTGGTTCCAGCGCTCCCTCGACGGCGGGACGACTTGGCTCCCCGCCGACAAGGTGATCCGCAACGACGTGAACCCGCCGCCGTCCCCGCTCAACGGCGGCTTCCGCAACCCCCCGATCGCCTCGAGCGCGTGCGACGCCACGACGGGGCCGTGGTCGGGGCGGATCTACGCGGTGTGGGGCGACGACCGGTTCGGCGACCCCGACGTGCTGCTTTCGTGGTCGTCGGACCAGGGAAACACGTGGAGCGCGCCGATCCGCGTCAACGACGACGTGGTCGGCAACGGCGCCGACCAGTTCTTCCCGTGGGTGCACGTGGACGAGAACGGGACGGTCTTCGTGACCTTCCTCGACCGTCGTGAGGACCCGGCGAACTTCCTGATCTCGACGTGGCTTGCGACCTCGACGGACGGCGGGCAGACCTTCGGGCCGAACATCAGGATGTCCGACGGCAACTACGGTCCGACCGGGTTCGGCTTCCTCGGCGACTACATCGGCTCCTCCACGGGAGGCGGGAAGATCTTCCCGCTCTGGCCCGACGGCCGGAACGGCAACCCCGACGTCTTCTCCGTCGCGGTCGACACCGTCGATTTCGACAAGGACGGGATCCTCAACGACGGAAGCAACGACGGGCAATACGCGAACCTGCGCTGCTCGGCGGGGCAGACCGTCCTCTGCGACGACAACTGTCCCGGTTCACCCAACCCCACGCAGGTCGACGGCGACGGGGACCTCGTCGGCGACGCGTGCGACAACTGCCCGCTCGTGTCGAACACGAACCAGTTCGACTCCGACCAGGACGCCTTCGGCGACGTCTGCGACGCCTGTCCGGGAGTGATCGGCGGCGACGCGAGCGATCCCGATCTCGACGGAAAGGGGAACTGCGTCGACAACTGCCCGAACGTCCCGAACGGCGACCAGCTCAACACCGACGGCGACGCTCTCGGCGACCTCTGCGATCCGTGCCCGCTGACGGCGGCCAACGACCTCGACGGCGACACCGTCTGCGGGAACGTGGACAACTGCGCCGCGGTCTTCAACCCCGCGCAGGCCGACAGCGACCTCGACGGCCGCGGCGACCTTTGCGACGTCTGTCCATCCACCGCGGACGCGGCGCAGACCGACAGCGACGGCGACGGACGCGGCGACGCGTGCGATTGCCAACCTTCCGACCCCGGCGACCGGCGGCCCGCCGAGGTCGCGATCCTCAATGCGACGCGGGGAGGCGCGGGGGAGACCCAGCTCTCGTGGACCACCGCGGCCGCCGCCGACCGCTACCAGGTCACGCGCGGGATCCTCCGATCGTTCACGGGGGGCGACTACGGTCCCTGCCTGGCGCAGGGGATCGCCGGTACCGCGACGGAGGACGCGTCGGTCCCCGCCGCGGGGGAGGGATTCTTCTATCTCGTCGCCGGGCAGAACTTCGACTGCGGCACGGGGCCGCTCGGCACGACCTCCGAGGAGAGCGAGCGCTCGAACTCGAACCCGGGTTCGTGTTCCGGGGTCGCGGTCATCGACCGGTTCCCGACTTCGGAAACGGCCGTCGCCGGGACCGTGACCGGGACGTTCAACGACCTCGCGACCTCGAACAACGTGCGCGAGGCGATCCAGGAAACGGTTTCACAGGGTGGGAACCCGGGATCCCGGTTCACCTTCCTCGAGCACCGGTGGACGATCTCCGTCGCCGCCGGATCCGCGGTCGAGCTGCACGTCGAGGGGTCCCGGACGGCTGCGGGGGACGGCGACAACTTCCGCTTCGAGTGGTCCACCGACGGGACCAACTGGACGGATTCGGGGCTTCCCAGTCTCCCGACCTCCGAGAGCAGCGACGCCCAGGTGGCACTCCCGGCTTCCGTCGCCGGGGTGACGGTCGAGATCCGGGTCGTCGACACGGTCCGCTCCGCCGGATCCCTGAACCTCGACACGGTATCGGTCGACCAAATGTGGATCCGAACCGTTCCCTGA